The following nucleotide sequence is from Arvicola amphibius chromosome 1, mArvAmp1.2, whole genome shotgun sequence.
AGGAGATGAGGGAATGTCACCAAATCCTGAATTTCCCAAGGCTTTAattcccatcctccctccttgTGTTATTCGAAGGCACAGTCTATTCTGTTCTCTTCATATATGAAAATTACAGTGAGTGCCAATTAAGGACAGTGGAACTGCCTCTCACGGCCTCTCTGTTTTACACTAATCATAAGTCTCAGTTTAACACTATATTCACTCAGAGAGTGGATTTTCACAAAAACATTAAACTTTAGATTAGGGAGATGTCAGATCAGACACTAAAGCCAGATGTTGCATGACTTCCTGGGCACTAACAGCATCCTTTACTGTGTTAGATAAGGACTTTGCCGTCAGCAACAGAGTAGAGATATCATTTGTCATGATATACTCTAACCTGAatccaaaaaaaatcatctaaggTCAGAAGCCTGATTTTGAAGCTCAGCCAGGGCCAAGTGCTAGCCTCTGGCTGCTTTCCCATGGCACCTTCACTGAAACTGAACTTTACACAACTTTCCTGGGCCAAGTGTGTGTGGTTAAACCTTTAATCCCCTCACAGAGTAATAGTTTATTTGATTTCTTGGGTGCCTACCCTGACATCTTCTCCAGGTAGTTGTGACTGCTCTTTGATTTTAATGACAGCATTTTTCTTTGAGCCATTAGATGACCATTGGTGTGAGGCTTTTATTTCAGTCATTCAAAGAGGGGAAGATGAGGGCTCTGATGTCAAGGTCTCCCTCCAGCAGAGCAGTGAATCTCAGGAGAGATTTACTCCCCACATCCCCCCATGCCCTGTAGACATATCTGCAGATATATTATTGTTAGAACTAGATGGTGGCTGCTGTGCTATTGACTTATCACGTGTGTAGAAGCCTGCTACACTTCCTACCCACGTTCCTCAAACACCATTGGTTTCAGTTAAAGAAGAAGCTTGTGTCAGAGAAACGATCTCAGGTGCAGACAAGGTGACAACTGATGAGCAGTGTGGAGAGAGATCTTTCTCTCGGGCAGTCGAGCCCTCAGTTTAGTCAGCTGACCAAAGCAGCAAGAGCACATTCGTCCTCCAGTGTGTGGGGCTCAGCTTCACGTCTAGTCCTTTTACCTTGTCTTCTTTGCATGCCACGACTCTTTCCTTGCTCCATCTTCAAATCCATTCCCTTAATCATTTATGTTCAAGTGCAAAATTTTACTCTTccaaatatttatacatattaatCAATATCTCTCCCGTCATCTTCATATGAGATAATCTTACTTTcatttatattacaaaataaacagaatttatttcttaactttaattaaaacataaataatttcttCATCCCTCTACTCTTTTCTAACCCTTTCATTCACCCctaccttttccttcccaaatgcACTGGGGCTAGAGACAGTCTTTGTGTGCAGCACAGTAAAGATCTGAAACACACAATCGTCTACTTCAGCCTCTTCGTACCTGCAGCTCGTTTATTCAGTCACATCCTGTCCCAACTGTCCTTCCTCTCTGCACTTACAACTCCTTTCTGACAAGAGTTACTTTCAgtttaaactaatttttattttaacatagagCACAGTGGGCTGCATTGAGGTAGGTTTAGGCATATTTGTTCTCATTTACCTTTACCCCTGCTGTTATGCATTTATCCAGTTTTGGTATTTGGCTGATACTGGCTGCAGAGAATGTGTTTTGTTATGATTCCCCTTTTCATGTCTAATTTTATTAACTTGAATAAAGTCTAAGTCTTTACTTAGACTGGGGTTTGTCAAtgtttcttggtttctggggCAATTTTTGACCATTCTACACGTTCTTTATTCTCTGTTCCACTACTATCCAcctcaacatttattttttgctttgtactGGGTTTGGCTTCTTATTTTCTTGAGCTTTAAGCTGTATAATAGATTATTTATTTGAGAGCCTATGGAGATTTTACTGTTTGCACTTATAGGTACAACTTCCTCCTTACAGTATGTTGGGCATATCCCAGAGGCTCTGATGGTCAGGGCCTGTGATCTATATTTGCTTCTAGGATTTTATGAATTTCTGTCATGATTTCTTCAATGAAATATTGTTTctcattcaaaagtgttctgggCTGGCACAGGGACTTGGGAGGTTGACCTCTTGGTCGCAATTTGATGCCCAGAATCCAAATAGAAGTAAAAGAGACTAATTTATTCCACAAAGTTGCTCAACTGTACCCACCTccccaaacattaaaaaattaacttgaagGACTACTGGCAGTTGATGGTTGCTGGAGAAATAAAAGTTACTTTTCTTTAGGGATATGGGCCTTAGTAGATTGCCTAGGCCCAGTGGATGGCCACGTGCCCCTGCGCTTAAGCTCAGCACTAAGTAGactcagaaggaagaaatgaagagaaggagagaggagggagggaaggagggagggaagaagtttGACTAAATCAATTTCATTTTTGGCTTCTGCTCCTTCTTAATGATGGGAATGAGGTGACAAAATGACTGTCACATTAAATGAAACACTCGTAGGTCATTAAGAATGGGTTTGTCATTTTGGCTCACATACACATCCACCCCCCCGTTTTTAATActggaataattttatttttcttctcattgtgTCACTCCTGTGTCACTATCCACAAACATCCTGTTACACAATGTGTTTCAAACTCCCTACCTCTCTCACTATTTTGGATGTTAGCAGGTGGTATTTTCCCGTTAAGCATATCCTATCCTATTCCTTCTAGAAGCCACTCCCAAATCTGCTCCACAGTATCACCATCCACTTATTCCAGACAACAGTACCGTCTCCAAAATGCGGCCCAAGCTCTGTATAGGATGGTGCCTTCAATTGATGAAGTCATTGTTCTCACTGAGAAAGTGTTGTTCTTCCCACACATAACACTCGCTCACTCACTCGATCACTCTAAAATCTTACATTTATTGGTTGGGTCATATAGACTCTCAAATTAAAATTGACCTCGACAAGACCTGGGACAAAGCATTCTCCAAAGTAAATGTACATTTCATGCAGGTTACAGATCATAAGAGATGCCCTTTAATTACGTCTTCCACAACAGACTGGTGTATGTTTTAATGCCTGGAAGAAAACTCCCTCTGGattttttcctgaatatttctTCTTGTGAAAGCCTGCTTTTCTTTACATAACTTGAAGTACAAAGCGATGAATTTTATTACGGATTTTCACACAGATGCATCATTTTACTTTGGCTATCTGTTCCCATCCAtgccctcctttcccttcttcactACAGACATTAAATGCTCCACTTCCATGTCATacaaatatagatagatatatacataGGTGGTGTGTATAGTATAGAAAATgtgatgtttctctttctgggttcaacttcttttgtttaatttgataATATCCTGGCCCATTTATTTCCATGTAAGTGATATAATTACATTCTTCTTTGAATAAAACTTCATTGTGTATGAATGCTGCATTTTCTTTGTCTAGTTATCTTCTCAAAAAACTTCCAAGCTGCTCCAATAGCTTGGCTATTTTTACTAATGTTATAATAGTTATGGATGTGCATGCCATCTGTGGCATTCCATTATATACCCACATGATCTAACTGGCTTTCATAGTaattttgtgtttgattttattgtttttgtttgtccatttgcttgttttttaactTGAGGGACCGTCATACTAATGTCCACCATTCCAGCAGTAGAAAGCTCCCACAAATCAGTGTTTATATAGACCATTTGGAAAGGTTACTTACATGTTGAATCCACGGTCCTGATAAAAATTCAGCAGTTTTATCTATACTCACTTTACCATGGGCAAAGGGAAGCTCAGAGAGACAGGACAGCTGCTCCATGATAAATCATGGGTAAGTCATGAGCAGATGCTATCCCCATGATTTGAAGTCACATCTGCATGAACCAGAGGTCACTCACCATACGCCATCATCCCTCCCTCCACAAAGTAATAAGGATCCCTAATAGTTGACAGTGTCCTTCCTTCAAGAGAAGTGACACCCTAGACCTTGAACACAGAAGGAGAAATATGTTTGGCTATCAGGAATGAACAGTGAATGTTCATCTAATAAAATAACTCTTTGTAAGACTCTTCCCTAAGGATCTGTGGGCAATAAACTTCCTTtggaagtaaaagaagaagaggTTAAATGGGATCCCTGCCTACAAAAGGGTGTGTGGTTGTGCACTGACCCTAGACACTCAACCCATCTGAAACaggtataaataaaatgaagatgcttaaaattggaaaataaaaaaaaaagtacaagaaaaaggcataggaaaagaaagatgaagaaggagaagaaaggtaaAGAATGAAAGGAgtgagaagatgaagaagaaccAGAAGACAAAGAGGAGCAAATGAAGGAGAGAGGGTATGAAGGAGAAGAGAGTATCTTTTCAAAAAGCAAACTAGAGTGCCGTGCTCTGCAATATTTTTGGAAGAGCTCAGTGAAAGGTCACCAATTGTCATTCTTAAtaatttgtttccttgtttcaTACAAACAGATCATAGGCTTCCTTGGCTCTGTTTCATGTGTTCTCTCTTGTTGTCTGCTACAATGCCACATTGCTCTTATGACTTGCGTTCTTATTTCCGGGGTGACACTAATGGGCCTGCCCAAGAAATAAATAGCAGAGCGCTGAGGTCTCAACTGCAGAAAGGTCCCTGATCTCCATCTTGTACCAAAGACCAACCGACAAGGGCTTCCTCAACATGAAGCTGGTCCTGGTCTTCGTGCTGGTCGCCATCCCCATTTGCTGCTACGCCAGCAGTGAGTTCTGTGGAGGGGTGGGTGATGGGTTCTGTGCAGGGGTGGGCAGTGGGTTCTGTGCAGGGGTGGCCTGCTTTCAGACCACACACTGTTTCTGTTCTATGGGAAGAAGCCCTAGTGCCTGAGCTCTAGAACTTGTCAACAGTGGTACAAAGTGTCTGACTCAATAGCCCTGAAAATCAACACTAGTCCAGATAGTCAAAGGGACATCACAGATGCAGGTTGGGCTACAGCGCTGGAACTGTGTGTGATGTGTCACTATCACGCAGGAGGTCCCAGGGAGATGACAGCTCTCCTGAAATCCATGGCAGGTCTTGCATTTGGATAAGAGGTATTttacagaaaatgggaaaaatataaaTGACCCTGGACCTAAATGGATTTCCTAAAAATTGTACTTAGGAATATCTTTAACTGTGGAAAAAGTTACTTCTCAAACTGTAGCATGAGACCTAGGAGTAAACAGTTTGAGTGCCATGACGCAGACTGTCAAAGCTTGTTCTGACCCCTTCACATTGGGTCACTTACATCCTAGTCCTGCTGGTAGAGAGGAGAGTTCACATTCCCCAAGTCCACTTGAAGTAATGACAGAAGTAAAGCTTTGTCCCTGAGAATGTAGTCAGTACAAACATGTCACAAGGGCAATAGACTTTGTATAATTTGCTTTGTTTATGTTGTCTACTTCACTTATCTGAGAGGCTGGTGCAAAATGACAAGAAGGTGGAGTTTTCAGTTAATTTGATAGGAAAATCATGGTTAACCttgacttctttctcttccactgtCTGAACAATGACATCACTTCAAGTACAAGAGTTTATGGTTTATGATACTTATGATGCAGATGATAGAGTTAACGGTTACTATGGCTAATATTTATAAACTACTGTAAAATACTTAATGGGGTTCCCAATAGCACTGAGATGCATCATGGctataagaaagaaagacacaacaGTTCACTGTGTCTCATCAGAACAAAGCTTCTCATTTCTTGTGTGTCATTGCTGACAAAGTTCAGCGAGATTTGATGTCCCTTGTTGGCTTGTTAGGGGCAAGTTTGCAGAACCTAAAGGAATCTTACAGtctgcttccattttcttcatgAGGTCACTTCAAGTACCAGAGTTTCTGTTTAAGTTGCTCTGTGATTCAGATGCTCGAGTTAACAGAACAAAGTGGATACTATTCTAGCCATGATGGTTATAGGATGTTTGAACATATTCCATGAtgttctcaaaacagaaacaaacaaagaaaaaaaaaacgtggcTTGCTTTAATGAAACAAAGATCCAAAATGCTTACCATACCCAGCCCAACAGCCTGCCatctcttctgtgtccttctcAGTGAAGGTTATGTGAGGGTTTGACTTCTTTGTGCTGCCATGTCAGGGACAGAGTTTGCAGTTTCTAAGTGGTATCTTGAAACCTGCATTTGCTGTCCCAGATTTGGCAGTGCCCACCACCTTTGCTAATCTGTGTCTCTACTTGTACTCAACAAGATGTTTGTGATGAGCGGTAACCCCTAATGAGTTCAGGCCTCCAGTGATGAATGCCAtgtctttccaggttctggctgccGTGCAATGGATGATGTCGTTGCACAGACTATTAACTCATCAGTGTCTGTGGCTGATTATCAGGACGTGGTTAAGTCATACGCACCTCTTCCTTTCGACAAAAAGGCTGTGAGCAAATTGAAACAATGTTTCCTAGACCAGTCTGAGGAGACTCTGGCCAATGTTAAAGTGATGGTGGTAATtatacattttcccttttttctattatattactatatatatttgtatgatgtacacatatatacatacatcacatataCATAGATGTACATACTtgtgtattttatacatttatatgttcatataaatacatacatatttatatagccatatgtatatatttccacTAATGAGGAAAAAGTTTCCAACGTTGTGACTGACAAGATCCAAGCAAACATTGTCTGTGTACTATTTTTGAACAACATAATTTGATTTAGTGGTGACAATTTGTTCAGGAAAACCATTGAAAGACACAGTTGATATTCCATATAATTTTgaggattttaaaataattaaagaaaaacacaaaaacaaaggagaTCACCCAGAGATCACTTTCTTATCCATTACCTCCCAATCACAcaaacacaggtacacacacgcatgcaggcacatgcatgggcatacgtgcacacatgtgcacacacacacacacacacacacacactcacacataacatAATATGACACAGGGAAAGCCCTCA
It contains:
- the LOC119808757 gene encoding secretoglobin family 2A member 2-like, which produces MKLVLVFVLVAIPICCYASSSGCRAMDDVVAQTINSSVSVADYQDVVKSYAPLPFDKKAVSKLKQCFLDQSEETLANVKVMVDAIYNSKDCPQSA